The following coding sequences lie in one Alicyclobacillus curvatus genomic window:
- a CDS encoding phenylalanine--tRNA ligase subunit beta: MKVSYQWLSEVVDLQGVSPTELGERLTQGGLTVDGVIPRVDTISGVIVGEVVTCDQHPNADRLHVCQVNVGQDELLTIVCGAPNVAAGQHVPTAVVGAMLPGGKIGKAKLRGVESQGMLCSAKEIGLETKLLPKEQTEGLYILPESAPIGADVVKLLQLDDTILDIDLTPNRSDCLSIRGLAYEIAALYERELTFSLPERTKTGQDSPVQVSIETDRCSRYDAQVLSDLSDGPSPLWMQMRLLSMGVRPISAIVDVTNYVMLEWGQPLHAFDLDEVHQQHIVVRQARSGEMLITLDGEERALNPDMIVIADPDRAIGLAGVMGGENTEVTPKTHRVILESAAFDAPSVRRTGQRLGLRSEAQQRFEKGIDVVAIRAALNRATELYAELCGATVVGDAVSASQSNAEAGSGVAVEFSPERCRELLGAEIDDEAMAKVFARLGFTISKEGGSWVVNVPSRRPDITRDADLVEEVARLVGYDQIPSTLPTGPTTTGTQSLRHRIHRLTRHVLIETGMSEVFTYAFTHPSKLHAMRLPDDSPLRDMIPLAMPLSDERTVMRTHLLPSLAQIGAYNLAHGNGGGQVFEIARVYHPLSLPMTEQPRETTMWAGLWFGLRPATIGERARAFDFYDAKGCIESWLESFGLLSTAVFTRAEIPYLHPLRSAVVKVGDTVIGHVGQLYPDTAEKMEVPGAIYAEFNLDDIESLLHLRFHVRSLPRFPASLRDLSVVVRQGVAAADMLQAARDEVAASGELANLLESLEVFDVYQGKGIAQGHQSIAFSFVYRAPDRTLTDEEVSALEEKVLARWKNDFEAALRA; this comes from the coding sequence ATGAAAGTATCGTATCAGTGGCTCAGTGAAGTCGTCGACCTGCAGGGTGTGTCACCGACTGAACTCGGCGAGAGATTAACACAAGGCGGACTCACTGTGGATGGCGTGATTCCCCGTGTTGACACCATTTCCGGAGTTATCGTGGGTGAAGTTGTCACTTGCGACCAACACCCAAATGCTGACCGTCTGCACGTTTGTCAGGTGAACGTGGGGCAAGACGAGTTGTTGACGATTGTCTGCGGCGCGCCAAATGTGGCGGCTGGCCAGCACGTACCGACCGCGGTGGTCGGTGCGATGCTGCCAGGAGGAAAGATTGGTAAGGCAAAGCTCCGCGGTGTTGAATCACAAGGAATGCTTTGCTCAGCCAAAGAAATCGGTCTGGAAACCAAGTTGCTGCCAAAGGAGCAAACGGAGGGTCTGTACATCCTTCCTGAGAGTGCGCCAATTGGAGCAGATGTGGTGAAGTTGTTGCAGTTGGATGACACCATCCTCGACATCGACCTGACGCCAAATCGCAGCGACTGTCTGTCCATTCGCGGACTAGCGTATGAAATTGCTGCACTGTACGAACGAGAGCTGACTTTTTCACTGCCTGAGCGTACAAAGACCGGGCAAGATTCGCCTGTGCAGGTGAGTATTGAAACGGATCGGTGCAGTCGCTATGATGCCCAGGTGTTGTCAGATTTGTCGGATGGCCCATCGCCGCTGTGGATGCAGATGCGGTTACTCAGCATGGGGGTTCGGCCCATCAGCGCGATTGTTGACGTCACCAACTACGTGATGCTTGAGTGGGGTCAACCATTGCATGCATTTGATTTGGATGAGGTTCATCAACAGCACATTGTTGTCCGTCAGGCCAGGTCCGGGGAGATGCTCATCACACTCGACGGGGAAGAACGGGCACTAAACCCCGACATGATTGTCATCGCGGATCCCGATAGAGCCATTGGTCTCGCTGGTGTCATGGGTGGGGAGAACACAGAAGTTACTCCAAAGACGCACCGAGTCATTCTCGAATCGGCTGCATTTGATGCGCCCTCAGTCCGACGGACTGGGCAACGACTTGGGCTCCGCTCTGAAGCTCAGCAGCGGTTCGAAAAAGGCATCGACGTCGTGGCCATCAGGGCGGCACTCAACCGGGCGACTGAGCTTTACGCAGAACTTTGCGGCGCCACTGTAGTTGGCGATGCAGTGAGTGCGTCACAGTCAAATGCTGAAGCGGGCAGTGGTGTTGCTGTTGAATTCTCTCCGGAAAGGTGCCGGGAACTGCTCGGCGCTGAAATAGACGACGAGGCAATGGCGAAGGTCTTCGCTCGACTTGGATTTACCATCTCCAAAGAAGGTGGATCCTGGGTCGTGAATGTCCCTAGCCGACGTCCGGATATCACACGGGATGCGGATTTGGTGGAAGAAGTGGCAAGACTTGTCGGCTATGACCAGATTCCATCGACACTTCCAACGGGACCAACGACGACAGGAACGCAAAGCCTGCGTCACAGGATTCATCGCTTGACAAGGCACGTCTTGATTGAGACAGGCATGTCAGAAGTGTTTACGTACGCATTTACCCATCCGTCGAAGCTACACGCCATGCGGCTGCCTGATGATTCTCCGCTTCGAGACATGATTCCGCTTGCCATGCCGCTGTCTGACGAACGAACCGTGATGCGGACGCATTTGCTCCCGAGTCTCGCCCAGATTGGTGCCTATAACTTGGCACATGGCAACGGCGGTGGTCAGGTGTTTGAGATTGCACGTGTCTACCATCCACTTTCTCTGCCAATGACCGAACAGCCGCGAGAGACCACGATGTGGGCGGGACTCTGGTTTGGTTTACGTCCCGCGACGATTGGAGAACGCGCGCGTGCGTTTGATTTTTACGATGCCAAAGGCTGCATTGAGTCGTGGCTTGAGTCGTTTGGATTGCTTTCAACCGCGGTATTCACGCGTGCAGAGATTCCCTATCTGCATCCTCTGCGCAGTGCAGTTGTCAAAGTGGGTGACACGGTGATTGGTCATGTGGGACAATTATACCCAGATACAGCTGAGAAGATGGAAGTACCTGGCGCCATTTACGCGGAGTTTAACTTGGATGACATTGAGTCTCTGCTCCATCTCCGTTTCCATGTGAGGTCTTTGCCACGCTTCCCAGCTTCCCTGCGGGACCTTTCTGTCGTGGTGCGGCAGGGTGTGGCTGCTGCCGACATGCTGCAGGCTGCGCGAGACGAGGTGGCCGCGAGTGGCGAGTTGGCGAACCTGCTTGAGTCACTCGAGGTATTCGATGTCTACCAGGGAAAGGGAATAGCACAGGGGCATCAGAGTATTGCGTTCTCCTTTGTGTACCGCGCTCCAGACCGGACGTTGACCGATGAAGAAGTAAGTGCGCTCGAGGAGAAAGTGCTTGCCCGCTGGAAAAACGACTTTGAAGCGGCGCTCCGCGCTTGA
- the zapA gene encoding cell division protein ZapA has product MADDSTQKTRVSIGGMEYTLRGQASEMHLRAVARAVDGLMHQIASANPRLDERRIAVLTAVNFADEFIRLREAYQELQGKYDDVMQLLDEQTRITRGPSQSSGGV; this is encoded by the coding sequence ATGGCAGATGATTCAACACAGAAAACTCGGGTCTCGATTGGCGGTATGGAATATACGCTCCGCGGCCAAGCTTCAGAGATGCATCTGCGTGCTGTGGCACGGGCTGTCGACGGCCTGATGCACCAAATCGCCTCTGCCAACCCCCGTCTCGACGAAAGAAGAATTGCGGTTTTAACTGCGGTCAATTTTGCAGATGAGTTTATTCGGCTCCGGGAAGCGTATCAGGAGCTGCAAGGAAAGTACGATGATGTCATGCAACTGCTTGACGAACAGACGAGGATAACACGAGGGCCCTCGCAGAGCTCCGGAGGAGTGTAA
- a CDS encoding CvpA family protein, producing MNIVDLIIVAIVALGGWNGYRLGIFRQITRLFGAVIAYFVALWLRPYLTPVVDNMLHGVSWMPPSTGVFSLVLGNLSGAVSFTVLFLVAFLLLRYAAGLIDALFSLPVLSTVNRLAGLIAGLVISIVFVYVATLVAHYINNDRLQSELSGSAIVQWLDANHPWLHVPSQSGQNKTP from the coding sequence GTGAATATTGTTGACTTAATTATTGTTGCCATCGTGGCACTCGGCGGGTGGAATGGCTACCGACTGGGGATATTTCGGCAGATTACTCGTCTCTTTGGTGCAGTCATTGCGTATTTCGTTGCCCTCTGGTTGCGCCCGTATTTGACCCCGGTTGTGGACAACATGTTGCATGGGGTTTCGTGGATGCCACCATCGACAGGCGTTTTTAGTCTGGTGCTCGGGAACCTGTCTGGCGCCGTGTCGTTTACGGTCTTGTTTCTCGTTGCTTTCCTCCTATTGCGCTATGCAGCGGGGTTAATTGATGCGTTATTCAGCTTGCCTGTCCTGTCAACAGTGAATCGCTTGGCTGGTTTGATTGCAGGCCTGGTCATTTCCATCGTGTTTGTTTATGTGGCGACACTTGTAGCCCATTACATTAATAATGACAGGCTACAGTCGGAACTGTCAGGCTCCGCGATTGTTCAGTGGCTGGACGCAAACCACCCCTGGCTCCATGTACCGTCACAGTCAGGACAGAACAAAACCCCGTAG
- a CDS encoding phage holin family protein, translating into MNLIGTIVRFIVSALVLMFVGFLVPGFGVMNFWSALLAAVVIALLGWAIEALFGRRVSPYGRGIVGFISGAVVIYLAQLVVPGMRVTVLGALLASLVIGIIDLFVPTEMRGRQR; encoded by the coding sequence ATGAACCTGATTGGAACGATTGTTCGATTTATCGTGTCGGCGTTAGTCCTGATGTTTGTCGGCTTTCTTGTTCCCGGATTCGGCGTCATGAACTTCTGGTCTGCACTGCTCGCAGCTGTAGTCATCGCGCTTTTAGGGTGGGCCATCGAAGCCCTGTTTGGTCGTCGAGTCTCCCCATACGGGCGCGGTATTGTCGGCTTTATCTCTGGTGCAGTCGTTATCTATCTTGCGCAGCTCGTCGTGCCTGGGATGCGCGTAACGGTGCTCGGTGCGCTGCTGGCATCGCTGGTCATCGGCATCATCGATTTGTTTGTTCCAACGGAGATGCGGGGACGGCAGCGATAG